Genomic window (Candidatus Thermoplasmatota archaeon):
GGCAATCATGACAACTTCCTGAAGACCATCCTGGCGAAAAAGGGGCTGGATCTCTCCGCGACTTCGACCATTGGTGGGTACACTTTCGCCCATGGTCACGTGGAGGTTAGCTGGAAAGGCACGCTGGTCATGGGACACGAGCACCCGTCGCTTGGGCTCAGGGACAAGATCGGCGCGACCGTGAAGCTTCCGTGCTTTCTCGTCACGCCGACCATCATCGTGCTTCCAGCGTTCTCCCCGCTGGCACTAGGCACTGATGTCACAACGCTGGATTTCATATCTCCCCCGCTCAGAGGAGTCTCGGCAGAAGAGGGTCGGGTCTACGCAGTGGAGGACGAGGCGGGCCTTCTGGACTTCGGCGTGCTGAAGGACATCAGAAGATGATCAGGTAGCGCTCTTGCCCTTCTTCGCTTTCTCGTCGACCAGAAGGTCCCTCACGGTCCGCTCCAACACCGTCACCGCTGCGTAGTTCTCGATCTTGAAGGCGTCCTGGGCCTTTCGAAGCATTATCTTCGCTTCACTCACTCCCGTCTCCTTCTTGCCAGTCTCGTCTATCGTGCTCCTCATCGACTCGAGGTCATCCTGTGCCCTGAGTGTGAGATATGTGGACTCCAGGTCGGCAATAGAGTCGTCTGCCATCTTGCTTCCTTCCGATGGGGGTTCAGGAGCCTCCTCTAGAGGCTTGCCCCTTTCGGATACCATCCTCCCGATGCTTATGAGGGCGTCGGTGTAGTCCGTATCGCCTTCCGCGGCGCTCTGTTGCACCGCCATCCGTCCAAGGGACCGCTTGACGAACGTCATAGCCAGTTGAGCGAAGTCTAT
Coding sequences:
- a CDS encoding metallophosphoesterase; the protein is MDDVEVLPGTKISRHHALFLEDHSLLVIADLHLGYEGALLEQGVSIPRFQKNVMVERLKRLLEKYSPARILIDGDFKHEFSKNLVQEWDEVNEVLDFILSQADVELLRGNHDNFLKTILAKKGLDLSATSTIGGYTFAHGHVEVSWKGTLVMGHEHPSLGLRDKIGATVKLPCFLVTPTIIVLPAFSPLALGTDVTTLDFISPPLRGVSAEEGRVYAVEDEAGLLDFGVLKDIRR